The Tripterygium wilfordii isolate XIE 37 chromosome 1, ASM1340144v1, whole genome shotgun sequence sequence TCTGCGTTCATCCTGTTTATCCTCGACTCCGCCCCTACAGAAGCCTTGTGCACGAaagttgtttacatttttttccCTTCGCGAGATAAATGGTCGAAACCCATGCTTCCAAGTCCTAACACCACTGATTCTCCATAGTATGATTCTTTATccatggatttaattgcaagagAGATAACCTTggcttttttaatcttttttttttaattcaattttttatttgttcaagATTTGTCATGTAGTTAATAGgatttgttttaatttagtGTTTGGACACAAAAATAGCTATTAAAACAAGTACATCTGTTATATAAAGGCTTCAATGTCATTTGTCGCTACACTAATAGTTGCTCTCAATAATTTTGCAGAAAGAACAATGTGAGTCTCTTATTTGAATGAATGTAATGAGTGGAATAGGTTAGCGATGGTGGAAGAGGCAAAGGACGTTTTGTTGGTTcagatttgaaatttttgtatTTCAAACGACTAATAATTgataaaattaaaagagtggGGCTCAACCAAAAATTGTTGGCTAGGTGTCATCAATTCACTGGAGCATGTGCACCGCATCATATGATGATGGTGCATAGCACCCCCACCcaatattttcttcaaaaatagAGTAATTTAAGGGGTTTTTATCTATAAgaataaaacttaaaagttgtattccaacaaggacaatccaaaaaattttttagaaaaaacgaCAAAGCCTAccaacttaccaaaataccttccctctttcttcttcttccttgcgccaccatatcggaagttggCCGTCCGACCATCATTTTTGACGAACAAACtaccaaaatgaagctctaggttagctcgatcaaagcccagtcatcaccaacagtagaaaatcacttgagtcacCGAAAAAACTTCATGAAATCACGGCCATCggttgaaaaagagctagatcagACCAATACGCCCAACGTCGGCAACCATCAAtacctccaatcaactccacaaaccaaggcgcatcacctttgaggttttattgatttttcaaactttttttccatctaaaatcagatttgaatctacagatattatatatatttcgtatatgatattatatctgttttgtatctgtcaatattatatatgttttgtatatgtcaatattcttctgaaatcgaatctgaatctgtagatattatatctgttctgatatgttatctgttttggtcatttgaaacttcaaacagataacatttcattaaggacagataattttttaagaaaatagataacatttagcaagacagataacattatgacatatatcaaattaatcgaaacacataacatatcacctgcagtcTGCAGATCTCgcatcagaaccaaaaaaccacgaaaatcaccacagaaagtttcgaaaataatgatgtgatgacagatcgaaggaaaacaacaagatctacaagtctcgtggtgagtatgagtagatctagttcgaacacaacaaaaattcggatgcaaaatcactaaaaatGCCATAGAACTCTCAAATAAGTCACGAGGAGTGGAGACGAAGCTTTCGACAGCGAAGACAAAACTTTCGGTGGAggtccaagatgaatcatgtgcaggagACGTGTCATGTTTGAAGATGAAGATAagagtattttagacaataaaccatatattttgaccTTTTGTCTTTCttgaaatattagttcaaactatatgcactttatggaataagacttttacgAGTGTCGTTATTAGAACAAAACTTTTTAATGATggacttatccttaattttttcataatttaatcAAGAGTATAATTTATCGGTAGCACTACACGTCCATAAAGAatccatccataaacttacataactgatgtggcatgccacatatgcAAGCTGACAtggcaattttttaaaaaaaagaaatgcaaCCTAATTTCACTTGTAAATAGGTGTGACAGAGACATAATTTCGAATTTCGAGAACCCTCACCTCCCAAATCTGCTTGATGAAGCTTGAAATCCACCGCCCAGATCTAAAATCCGTGCTTCGCGAGCGATTCAACTTCAAATCGGAGGCAACATTGAAGAGAATATTTTGACAATCCATACTTGTTCAAGAGACCTACGCGAGAAATCTAGTTATCTTCAACCCATGAACCAGTAACAACTTTCTTGGTTCAAAGAAGCAAGTTTATGGAAAACAATTACATTGCGTTGTTCTATGGATACTATTTTGAGCATTTACAGATTTGCATGTTAGTGTGATGACGTTTTTCTTATTAATAGGTTTTTGAAATCAAATATTTGTGTGATTTTGATTtcctaaaaattatatatgaataTTTGAACATTCTGATTTTGCTTGGTGCAATCAAAATGATATAATtacattgtctagttgcaaatagCATAACTAAATATCATTTTTCGATTGGGACATCATACTAAAACACTTTTTTTCCATTTTGGACGACTTAAACAAACTTGACAGTGGTTTATTACATTGTCAAATTAGACAAAGTAACTATTTACACTGTCCAATTGtgacagtgtaataagacaCTGTCTCCACTTGAGACAAAACATCCCAAAAacattgtctagttgcaaatattgtaattaaatatcattttttaattgaGTCATCGTATTAATGACACTTTCTCCATtctggacaatgcaaacaaatttGATAGTGGTTTATTACATTGTCAAATTAGAAAATGTAACTAGTTACACTGTccatgtaattaattacactgtcaaatgtaataagccactcgTGAGTAAAGTTGACagtgttgttttattttgtttggcaGAGACTTATTACACTTTATATATAAATGTTACTCAGTCAATATAATAAGGCACTTGTGCATAAAATTGACATTGATGGCTTAATAAGCTTGGCAGGAtcttattacactttgaatataattaattacactatcaatgtaataagccactggtgAGTAAACTTGACGTTGGTCTTTTACAAGGTGTTTGATGGTTGTCAAGCGTTTAGTTTTAGTGCGAATGAATGTTTGATTCTAATGCTTAAATAGCAAATATTGTCAGTATTTATAAGTTTTATCAGCTAACTCAACACGAATCATCAAACGTTTACATACGAAAAAACAAGTGAGAATTGCATATACCACTTTGGTAAAAATGGGACTGTATACCATTTTGTAGGAATTAAACTAAACTACTGTCTACCAAATAAACGATATTGTTAGACTAAAATTGCTTTGGTAAACTATTAGAACTCTATGGACAGACTTCGCGTATAGCCCTATTGACAAAGCCAGTCAGGCTCACAATCGGTTCAATTTCCCGTGATCGATCAAGTGAGGGTGTTTGATTGCAGCGACAGTGATTGCCGAGTCTCTCTATGCTTGAGTGGTCTATTGAACAGCAACATCGAAATTTATTTTTGCTAGTGGCGGCTTCTGTAATTTCATGGATCCATTGGTTTGGCCTGCACCACCACGATCGAATCATCTAAGAAGCATGTGGATTCAAGTCAGAGTGGCAAAGCAGCCCAACGACCGTTTACAAGATCGCAACATGATTATGCTCAAACGCGTTCTCCATGACTTGCTCTCGGACGTTGCAACCGATAAAGCTAGATCGTGTGATGACCTGCGGCTACAATGTGAGAGAAAAGTAAAAGAGCTGCAAAAGTAAAAAAGGAAGCTTGAGGAGAGAGGAAAAGAGAACTGCAAGAgtaaaaaagaggagagagaagcagGAAAAACATATCtagctttttttatttttttaattgaatctaggtggcatgctgaGTTGGATAGCCACttaaattatgtaaatttatggatggtaaaattatggacataaaTCATTTTCGATAATTTATTAACGATAAATTAGATATCTCCaaattaaagatatttgacctcAACAAATTTTTCGTTCTTTTACGAATACATATTTTTATAAAGAATCCTTTTGACTGTTTATCCTTTATTCTCTCTCAAACAATTTTTAGCTCATCCCTCGCAACCACACTGAATTTCAAAACACTATTGTTTTTAGATTCACCTTCCTAGATCCTCGCAACTCAATCCAGCTTTCTATATCCTTAAGATAATCAGTGTATACATAAACAGACCTTACGCTGTAAATATGTTCAATCTTTATCACCTTTCCACTCTTTCTGATTATCCTTGATGTTGGTTTTCCCTCTATACCTTACTTCCTTTGTGGGTTTCGCAGTTTATTACTGTCTATGTGCTGACACTCTGATTTGGGTTTTGATTATGTTCTCTATTGGGGTATTATACTTGTGTGAACgatttttcattctcttttcaCGATTGTCAAAAGTTGGGTCTTTATTGGATTCTCTTTAGTTTATGCCTGTTGAGAAAAACCAGATTCTTGATTCCCCTCTTAACTGATTCCAAAATTTTTTGCGACTTTTTTGAAAGTAGACATAAAAGGCTCGctatctctctatatatatacactctatATGCCTTTGTTCCTCTTACTTTGGAGTTTATGAACTTCTGAGTCATTGTTGCATATTAGCAAATTTAAATCATGGAGACTCTATACTCATCTCCATACATGTCCGACACTGGTTGGTTTAGCCAGAGCACAGAGTGgactagagaagagaacaagAAGTTTGAGAGTGCTTTGGCTATATATGATGAGCATACTCCGGATAGATGGCTTAAGATAGCCGCAATGATTCCGGGGAAAACAGTTTTTGATGTGAGGAAGCAGTATAGGGAGCTCGAAGATGATGTTAGTGATATTGAAGCAGGCCGTGTCCCGATTCCCGGTTATCTTAGCTCATCTTTGACATGGGAGTTGGTTAGTCCGGACAATTGTGATGTGTATAGGAAGAGGTCTTTGGCAGTCAAGACTTCGGATCAGGAAAGGAAGAAAGGAGTTCCATGGACTGAAGAAGAGCACAGGTGAATCCCCTTCAAAACACTTGAACCTTTCTTTGTTTCATTGCTCTTTCTATTTGTGTTGCCTACAATTTggtacttttttattttctatgttaAGTGTATCATTGGTTTCATGgaatattgattgattgattgtggGTTGCAGGCAGTTTCTGATGGGATTGCTGAAGTATGGTAAAGGGGATTGGAGAAACATATCGCGGAATTTCGTAGTCTCAAAGACTCCAACTCAAGTGGCAAGCCATGCCCAGAAATACTTCATAAGGCAGCAGCTTTCAGGAGTGAAAGATAAGAGGAGACCAAGTATTCATGACATCACCACAATCAATCTCACAAACACAACCCTGATGGATCACAACAATAATTCATTTGATCAGTCTAATGCGCTTTACTTCCAGCAGAAGCCGACTGGCACCAACAAAATCAGTCTTGAATATTGGAGTCACAAAAATGATGAAGCAGTCATGGTTCTGGATTCATCTGACGATGACCTGTTCGTGTCATCTCGCTATGAATCTGCTGCAAATAGCCTTATATTGCAGGGGCAGAGTCTCTATGGCAATGCTGGTATAGACTCCCAGAATTTGGCTTTTCATATGCCATCTAGGAGGTATCGTATTCGCGGATGAGCAAGCAGTTGTTGTACTCAAATGGGTTGAACTGCTGAATCTGATCATGTTTAGTACAATTCCCATGTTTGTGCCTTTTTCATTATGTGATTACCTAAATGAGAAAATCTGCAAGTCACATTGCTTCTCTTGTTCTGCGCAACAAACAAATGGATTCATGTTACACCTAGGATTCCAATGTCTGAAACGACATTTACATCGTAAGAATCTTGACCATGGAGATATATTTACGCGCTAAAAACTCGTTCACACATCTCTAAAAGCATGGCAACAGCAAATGAACAAGAGAAAATTTGTCTGTCTTTGGTTCCAAATTTCTGACCAGATGTTCCAATATCAGCCTTTCCTTTCAATCAGTTCAAGAAATTTCGAGACATTGTCGCGTGTTCAATCGAGTCTTGTCTTTTCTACTAATCCATACTTAAAAAACACTCCAAATGATGGTTTATTCAAAGCTAAATTCAAGAAGGATCACAAGTAGTGCCAGAAAAGCAATATTTTCAGATATTCCCCAAAAGCAAAGAATTAATGATAATGAAGTTGCTGATCAATTTGGTctttttcataaggtaaattaATCAAAACTAAAGAAAGCTTATGCTTATACAGGTGGATTGATTATACAATCATCGGTGTACAATTCCGCATCACCAGATGATGATGTGGCCAAGCCAGAAGCTGAGTCAGTAggcactcctttctttcttttgctgaTATTCCATAGTTTCTGATTGCTTTGCTTTAAGGCACTCCCTCTGTGGCCAACCTTAACTTTATTCCCTAGATATGGCCAAGTTGACCAAAGAAGCTTCATCACCATCACTTCACTACTCAGTAGATTCTGAGTTTGCATTCCACTTGTATTCAATGAGCATCGATCTCTTGCTTTCATTCCATCGTATAACTCAGAAAGATCCACGTAACAATGTTAATGTCATGTACAAATTTTCTATTCTAGTACTTTTTTTCAAGCCAATCcaatttgaccttttttttttgtttaatattagtttctttttcTGCCAACCCTAGTTGTCAATGGTGGCATGACTTTCAATAGGGAAATGTATTAGCTTTCTTTCTGCTAGTTTCCAGAAACATCATGCCTTTCTTTCTGTTCTGTGATAGTTTATTTGACAAACcctaaaacaataaaaagaaaagaaaagaaaaggaaaagtggATTGTTACTGTGCTTAGATTTTGTATCATTATGTACTCTGTTACTCTGATGAAAATCCAGTGCTGCGCCATTAGTCCCACCATATTTTTGGCAAATTCCACCATTTGAGATCCCAAATGGGTCTTTTAATGTTTTATGAACATTTTTAATAAtttcgtgtttttgtgtttttcattaTAGTAGAGTTGTACGTAGTAGTCGGTCTTAGAGCTCATTATCTTTtgtattttaataaattaatcaaACCTTGAGAGTGTTTCCTCTCTACTGTGAGGTGAGTCTAGCTTTAAAATTATTAAGGTTAAGAAATTGAAATCTTGGGATGTTGAGCTGTTGTTTACTTTGTAAGAATACAATCATGGTTCTTTAGTGTTCAAAGGTGCTTCAAGGATtccttttctgggtttttgaagttttttttttttagcattaATGCTTCTACTAAAAAGTGtggatttgatgatgatgatgatgatcatgataGCAAAAGTGTTTGGCATTTGACAGCTGAAATAAGCATAACATTGTTTTCATTATTGTGCTGATGACACtgtgtttgttttctttcagCAGCCTTTGCTGCTGTTCAACTATATATACATCATCAAAACCCACCAATATTACTTTACACACATCATTTTCCACACCAACCATCAACCATTCAAAACAAAACCCATATATAAAAGCAATATCATCCTGATTaaacctttttttgtttttggggtAAGTGAGATAATTACCAGCTATATAATACAATTGAATTGGGAGCAGTCTTTCTGCAAGTTGCATACGAAAGCATTCCTGCTCCTTTATTCAACTTTTTATCAAACCTTTGAGAAGCTAGTTCACACCATTTTTGCttttggctatatatatatatatatatatatatagtgcctTTTATTGCTTGAACAAAAATCTCCCTGACAAAGCAAGATATGTTCTTGGCTTTACGACAGCCTCTTCATTGGCTTATTAAAGGATGATCTTGCGTCAGCACTTTATGATCAGATCATGATAGGATAAACATCGACCGACGAAATATGACCATTGTATAcgagttagagttctaaggtGCCCGACAGTAATATAATGATGAATAGAGTGTCGAATCCACGAAAATTGTATCGAAACTCGTTAAGTATCGATTGTGACTAATTTTAAATCCTATTTGAATAATCAAACAGTTGAAAATTGACAAATTAATCTAAAACAATAAGCTAGAAAATAAAACGCAAAACATGATATATTGATGAATTCAAGCAATAAAAGGCACTAGCGCATCTAATTTCACAATCATCAATCCTATCCAATTCATTTAGTATGTTCATCATAATTATTCTCAATGTTGACAATCGACTTTCTCTTATTTATTCAATACTCCATTCCtggtcacatcaaaagtatTCTTATTATcaacccctgttattcctaacattcgaatTCCGATATCAAGAACCCAttaaaaactatgaaaaatcaagTAACAACCATACAAATCATACTCCTACATTCCTGTGAAATATGCAACCTATGATATCTATTACAAGAAGTGGCCTCGATACCGACCTTAAAATTCGTTCAGTGGTCTCGATCCTGCTCGAGCTTTCCTTCTCTGTCAACTTTGTACTTTGACTCAAGAAACATCTTTTTCACCAATTCTCAACTAAATagcttgaaaataaaaaataaagagaactTAGGCAAAAATCATGGTTAACTCAAATCAAAATAGACAAAAGCAGGTATAGATTTGaggtataaaaatatgtaaattagcACTTAGTTTTTACTCGTTCTCGAGTAAAACAGAGGGCACAAGAAAATTAGGTTCAAACAAGAGTTTGCAAACCAAATTGAAAAGCGAGTTAGAAAACAAAATTGCAATTCTTCATGAATCTTAGAAAATCATACCACtcaactaaaataaaaaatagtttaCTCCAACTCCCAACTCAAAGATTCCAATATAAACAGAATCAAATACAGTCATATCCATTTCAAAACTAAGCAGTAGTCCAACCATCACATAACTCTTAATTCCAATTTCAAACCTCACAGACAatttacataaaataaaaaatcataccAAAGTtggctaagtgtttctctcaagtgTATGTGAGTGACATAATgtaatcaagaaaacaaaattctcACATACTTTGATCAAAGAAGGTTcatgaacaaaaatcaaaacatgATCTCACGAATGGATACTATTTACAAAGAATGAACACTTAGTTAACTCCTCACAATCAAACCAGACCATTCTCAAGATCACGTAATAAGACTTTTTAAGTTTGTAACGTAAGGCTAAGAGGAGTGGgggtaaaagaaagaaaacgagAATACAAAAATGTAGAGAACCAATATATAGGataaacattcaaattctttccCACAATTTTTGAACTCCCGTACTTCATCTCAAACTTCAGCCACTTTGAATCTTAAATCTCCTTACACTCGAAcacaattgtttcttttttcaaccttttttcctttttttttcttttcttttttt is a genomic window containing:
- the LOC120016419 gene encoding transcription factor DIVARICATA-like, translating into METLYSSPYMSDTGWFSQSTEWTREENKKFESALAIYDEHTPDRWLKIAAMIPGKTVFDVRKQYRELEDDVSDIEAGRVPIPGYLSSSLTWELVSPDNCDVYRKRSLAVKTSDQERKKGVPWTEEEHRQFLMGLLKYGKGDWRNISRNFVVSKTPTQVASHAQKYFIRQQLSGVKDKRRPSIHDITTINLTNTTLMDHNNNSFDQSNALYFQQKPTGTNKISLEYWSHKNDEAVMVLDSSDDDLFVSSRYESAANSLILQGQSLYGNAGIDSQNLAFHMPSRRYRIRG